The Alosa alosa isolate M-15738 ecotype Scorff River chromosome 8, AALO_Geno_1.1, whole genome shotgun sequence genome contains the following window.
cccagaatgcattgtcCCAGAGTCTGTAGCACATAGTCCAGCTTGCCGACGTTACAGTGAGTTCGTTGGGGATGAAGtcgctaaatattttagaaaggaaactgaaaGTCATAGGGCTTACAAGCgtactattcctacaaaacaactagatacaaacaatgtagagcaagaacaacTAGCCTATGTCGTGACACTGTTCCAGTGagatttattttggaatttaagAAGACACATTTCGCGGAAACATGAGTGTGCTGCGGAGAGCAAAGGAAAATGTGAGTAATTTGAATCGCCTATGCTTTAAGTAAGGCTGAAGTTAAACTTGGGATGCTAAACCTGTAATAtttaggcaattaatcccactgatccctttagtttgAGGCTTATGTGTATGTTGCCAAGCTTGTTCGTTGTTGCACTCTCGGTGTTGCATTAGGCTATCTATTACAATACATGTTCTATCAGTGACATTGCCGTttctcttagttctttgggatttaagttttctaaggtgacaattcggcttgtagattatttctccctcttttaaattggAGCGAGCGTGGAGCGATTTCACTGGAGCGGGAGGATTTTTAAGTGGAGCGGGGAGCGAAATTGAGCGGAGTGGCCTGACGTGAATTTGAGCGGAGGAGCGGCCGAGTGAACAGCCACCTAAGCGAGGAGCGGGATATTCGCACCGCTCAGCTCCACTCACTAGCTCTGGTGTATGGCACTTGTGCTATTGCTTTATCTTATCATCATTCAAACTATATGAATAGTTTATAATCTATAATAATATTCTAGTTACAAAGAAAACTCTGTGGTCACATATTGTACTACTGAGGAACAATAATATGGCAgtgcttaaagggacaccaggcaacgttttcgtgttaattactcatcttcctaagtcggtatatggttaaatgactcgttacagggcgaatgaagactctctcacgcccgcccctactgcctgtaggaagaatatcccgcttgcaagttcagtgtatcctacccgccggctgaagcaggcaggctaacgaaaagctagagattgttgcaaatgtgtgtataatggcagagccggcgaagaagcagcgaaaacccttgacagaagacacaaagaaaaggaaaagagcttcagaccgagcgagggggggtttcgtagagaaaaagcatcaggcttgcctggtgtccctttaataaatatttaacaaTATTTATTTGTCATGTGACAACCTAATTGACTATTCGTGGTAATGTAGATCATTTTTATGTGAATGATGATAATCTGTGGGACTGATTCAGTAATTCAGTCCGGTAGTGTTAGTCTCCATAATATAAAAATTACAATCAATACAATACTCTAGACTGCGGATTCCACTCGATGATGCTTATGTCACATTTTCAATGAAGACACAAACTGTCTGCAATAGAGAAAACAAATAAGCATTTATCAAACTTTGTTATTACAGAGATGCTCAAAATTATTTATAAGATTTCAGACACTGCCCTGTTCCTAAGACCTAGATCGATACAGAAAACAACAATTAATAGATACAGTTGCAAAAGGCAATGTGCCTTCGCTGTTCACTTGTGATCTAACACATTTTAAAACTAAGAGTAAAACTAACTTAACAGGAAACAGGGACTAACCTTATAGagttgttgtgtgtatgtgtgtgtgtgtgtttatacgtgtctctgtgtgtaataGTACGAATGCTAACTGTGTTTTCTTACTTAATGATGTCAGGAAGTCGAGGATCCCGGTAGATCCCATTATGCAGGTATCCAAGGGAACCCTCAAAAGGAACAAGCTTGACGAGTTCATTTGAGTTTCGGGAATTCCGTGCAATTTCAAACAGCTGTTTAAAAGGATATGACCACTGTTTTGTCATATAACTCAAATATACTGTGTCCTGCACATGATTCAAAAGCTGATTTACAATAATGTTATATGGTTCACCTAAGAAGTACTGAGATAACTGAGCATAAGCATTACTTAACAATGCACATTTCAAAGGTTTTTAAAAGATCTGTGTACAAGAGAAATCGTTTTCAAACGTATACATGCTTTTTAGACCTTATAGGCTGCTGTTTTGTGGGTTTAATTATGCAAAGAAATTAAGCTTAGTTTTTGGTAATTGATGGTAATGAGTGCTGAGTCTCAAAAAAATACATATAGTTGAGTGCAAAGGTTTGCATTCCCTTACTCTTTCGACATGGTGctgactaggtgtgtgtgtctgtgtctttttgggtgtgggtgtgtgtgtgtgaaagtgtgtcaCAATGTGCATTATATTGATGTAGGATTTGTGATCTGTCTTGTTGTTTTGTTAGATGTTGTCATGTCTGTTGGATTTGAATTGTGCCCTGCTTAGGGACTGcagatgtaaattagcctaACTCTGGTAGCCTACAACGCATCAAATGGCAACATTTAGGTTAAAATTTGTAAATGGTCCCTAACAAATAAAacgaataaaaataaaataataatacaatttaaaaaataaataaaaaggtgtAGTTACCGATCCTATCTGTAGGGGCCTTTATGGGGATGCAAACTTTTGCACATGTATATTACATTATATATCTGAAGATAAACATGATGGTGCAGTATTATGACCGTGCAGGTGAGGGTTATTGTTGTAAATATGTGTACGGGCTGTCGTCCTAGTTATCAGTAGACTCTCCATTCGAGTTGGTCCCAGATGTGTAATTTTCTAATGAGGTGGTGAGTTCACAGAcacctgtggggtatactacgaatatcgattagtgggttagcgaggtatgttgcgctcaaagccagggtatgctgtgacacaaaAGTGGCTCTGTTTCAGCGTCGCTGTATCACCATGgtgtcttatgctgtcaaccaaacctggtcttGAAATCTTGAAAAACAAAGTTCTCTCACATGTAGGATTCTgccatatatcttacaggtggagctccgcctctacacACATTTTGGATATCGTATGCACTTTAATAGtgttgtgcgtgcaaatatcccactatggacgtgcataccatacaacaactgatgacaattgatttatttgatgttataggttagacactaAAAATGACCGCACTGTAGATTACGCTATCGCTCGCAAATGCAgaagtaattgttttaaaatataGGCGGCCTTGTGCATCTCCACatttcacgattggccaacaaagcctagtttgacaaatatatcacataaccgctatcgtagtatcacttaacttatacccctgagtcaaggctttgtgaagcctcgatatgtctaaggtggttcgtagtataccccactggtaTGAAATAATGTAATGTGCTAACAATCAGGCAATCAGGGTAAGCACTGTTTCACAAGGCCTAGAAATTAAACCTAATGAAATATCAttatttctgttttttgttgtttttcttgttgtttaACCTACCTCCATTAAAGGATAGCAAAATATTTaatgtgtgttggagtggacaTCTGAAAGAAACTGACTGTAcaaggttaaatgattgcatACAATATTTATAGTGTTTATTATTGTTCCTTGGGTACATGATCTAAGTAAGACTGGTTAAGTAAGTTGCATTATGATagataatgtattttttatagCATATTCATGAATAATGGACAAGATCTGTTTGACGGAAATGTTGGACAAGATCTGTTTGACGGAAAACTAGTGGTTAAGTTGTACAACTATGTAAGTTATTATGATGTTGAAATTGAATGTGGATATTTTGTTGGTAGGCTGTTACTTGGTTTGATGCATATCTGAAGTATTCCCTCTTCTAAATAAATTCAACCAGGTCAAATATATTTCTGAACGTATGTTTGACAGAAATGTAAAACATGTTTCACCAAAACACCAAATTTCTGTGGTTCAAAATTCAAATTTCATTCATAAATGACATCACAATTATAACATATTACAGAATGTCCCAATGCAGACCTGCCAAACTTGAAACATTTTTGAGTAGCAAAAAATAAATTGCCTTCATGCATGCAGCCAAAAACAGACACATTTTGGATAGTGACCCATTATTAATGACATATATCCATCTACTGTAAATTTGATTGAATATGTTCTTGAAAATGCAAACTGAATCTACAGTAACTCTATAATTTTGACAATCTGTTTTAGATCCTATTAATCCTGACCTAttaaaacactttttaaaacaatgttgATAGGGGCTGAAATAATAAAATCACTTTGATGTTAAAATGTGTGGTTGCCACGCAAACATACGCACAGACTGCTAGTAGTCCAGCTTTCTGCACACAGTAACATATTGTGAATATAATGTGTTGATGTAGTGTAGTTTTAAAATGAAACTACAAAGTATGAATTGTATGAAAATGACTGAAAGATGTTTTTTGTGCCAGCAAATGGATTTTTACAATTCTTTTTCCAATTGTCAAGGTGCTGCGCTAAGTCTAGTCATTTAAAACAACATACAGTTATCCAACATAACCACATATTTTGAGATACACAGACATATATGTAAAATGTCAAGCTCTTTCCCTGATTGTAAAACTACCCATATATCATTGCTAATAATACATTTACTACAGTATATGCCTTGAAAACACATATCCATCCATCACAGCtccttttattgatattacctccTGAGCCATGTGAAATGGCACAAGATGGTCATCTTCAGCATGAAGAATCAGTAGTGGAGACGTCATCTTCCTAACActagagtgggagagagagtggaagctGTGTTTCAATAGCTGTATTAAATATGAACTCTTATGGGCACAACCTTATGTCTAATGACaagaatatacagtacatatcttAGAATGATGTAGTGTACTTACTTTTCATCACTTGGGAAGACCACTTTGTTCTTTGACATGGGGTCCAGGAAAAGATATTCAAAATAGGGGAATCTCcgataaaactgaaaataaccAGTTTTGTTTGactaactttgaaaattacATCAATCAAACAGAAAATATGTTATGCTCAGAATATATTCTCTGATAACAGGCATATGgtaaaaaagagggaaagagaaatgagCCACCTGAGAGATACATAGGCCACATGGTGTGATTAAAACAATATTTGAATTTGAGTTTGAAAAGGCATGGCGTACATGTTCtaataatttaaaatgtaatccCTTACATTGATCAGTGTAATTGTATTCTGAATTACTGTATTTAAATACagttattttgtatttaaaatacataatcCGAAATACAAGTATTCAGTTACTTCCCAACAGTCCTAAAACCTGATAGACTCCATAGACAGTAGTGGGAACCGGATAGCTCAACAACCTCCTGTAGCTTCGTCTTTGTTAcccatgatttccttttaaaagttttttatattacaaaAGAAGATATCAataatgacaagccagctggaacctgccattctttctctctcactcgtgCACGCTCAAATGCGTAAAACATATGCTTCTAAGCCCAATTAGagataaaaaaatgtatgtgtccTGAAAAAGAGATAACTACATGATTAAAATGTATGCATAGTAAAATATGTACCCAGGTAAATGGATGGAAGGCTCCTCCTTTGGGTACTTTTGAGAATGCTCCCTCTAGTATAACTCCATCAATAGTGGTGCCTGTGAGGAgagttattttttcagtaaTCCAGTACAGTGATGATATTTCGCCTAAATACAGAGTCAGTCCCATTGAAATTGTGCCTCACTAAAAGTCAAGAGGAAGTAAACCAACATGGGGATCCTCCAACAACGTatctactgctgctgctgccccatCCACACATTGTGGATCCACTCCACTTCACTACATAATAACCTGTATATTCAAACTGGATGCATTGCtgcattttttccctttttgtcAAGGAAACACTTACGTGTTAACACATATTAAAGATTTTCTAAAACTAATATAACTAACTAATACAACTCTTAATACTAAGAGaggttacatttacatttagtcgttagctgatgcttttaaccaaagtgacttactagatagatagatagatagatagatagatagatagatagatacatagatagatagatagatagatagatagatagatagatagatagatactttattgatccccaaggggaaattcaagagtacTATTAGGGAACCATCAAGGTACAGTATCATAGACACGTTAGTGCAGTAAAAAGTAGCCTGCTACTTGCATAGAATCAAATGACAGTTCTAATGGAGTTAGCAGAGTTACTGTAGGTCAAGGGAGGCAGAATAGGCATGGTCCAGTGGTACAGTGTGTGCTATATttaaggcctacacacacagtcGGCGACGCAACGGCGACTTGTGGCAGGCGACCGGCAAAATGTAATagaattgaaatgaatggggcaACGCATATGGCAAGTGGAAGTTGAGTAGTTGGGAGTAGTCACGTCtcaacgttgcttggcaaccattctgatagaggaaatatatttcttggcggaagaatgattatctatgaataaatttGTTACATTGCTCATTGCTGTGCCTTCattttatgaaatcttgccagatatgtagaaaagcaataagccactcgagtctgTATGTgggcctacctttgctgtaaataaatgtacattCTTCCAACTGCCATTTTTGATGTTTACAGGCGTTACTACAGCCACTTTCGATTTCAAAACTATAGCGTCATCCTCTCTTGATGCTGATTGGGCAGGTAATCTGCCGATTGATGAAAATGTTAGTGAACtaatggtgttccagactagtatctccctgaaaggaCATCTAGGTGTGTCCAGGCTCAAGCGCTACATCATAGAAATGATTAAGAATGCACAACCAGCGCATAATCAATGGAATAAAATCtgatgacaaaaacaaaaacagatgaCAAGTTTGGATTGCCTTGTGCATACAGTACGTGTGACAGAGCCAGGAGTCGTTCAATGGAGAAGTGCAATGGTCGGGAGGTAACATGTGCCTGTATGAGGACATTCAGGTAAGAGGGTGCCCAaccagagactactttgtaggcaagcattAGCGATTTGAATTTAATGTGGGCAGCTACAGGTAGCCAGTGGAGTTCACTTACAGTAAATGTTCTTATAGCTTCAAACCAGTGTTACTGGTTACTCTGTGGGAGGATTACTACATAATAACCTATAATTCAACTGCCTTCATAgctacatttattcacttttggCAACATTTGATACTTAACACACAAACTAATAAAGTATACTAAAAGAGTTTACCTTGTTCTTGTAGTCTCACTGCAGTGTTAGTGGCAACTCTGTGGGAGGATAATGTAATTTAGTAAACTATGCAATCTTGAATGAGATAAGTAGGCAGTAATGACTTCAACATTTCAATTCACTGAAATATGATGTTGTGGATTTTGTTGTGTATGTCAATAGGCATCCAGAAAACATGAGTGGTCAATGCTGAATAGTATAAATTAACAAATCCAGGACCAAATGTATATTGCCCATACACATAATTCTGAAAAACACTTTCTAATCACTTTAAACACTTTAATCTACTGCATATGAGGTTGATAACATAACATCACTCACCCTGTGCCCAGTGAATGTCCCCAGAATATCACCAGGCTACTCCCACTGCGTGCTTTTACCCACTGGTACACATAGAGGGCGTCAGTAGTCAGGCCTGCTTCAGTCGGTTCACCAGAGGAATCTCCAAAACCTACTCAGATGTCAAGACTGTTGTTAGTGGTCAAGTTGCTCTCAGACATACGTATGAAAACGTTGATGAGGCAAATGATGATCTGGCTATTCCTGGAAGTCAGGTTTTTCATAGCATGAATTGGAAGTAGCAAATTATGAAAAtgcaagcatagcctacaacatGGTGATGTAGCACAGACCTCTGTAGTCCAGTGATAAAACATGAAAGCCAGCAGCACTCAAAAGctgcaataaaataaaaagcataTTGTCAATACAATAATTAATGGTTTATAACAATCGTCttgaaataataatacaaaaaaaatacttaCATTCACAACTCCAAGTCTGTGAGTGGCGCCTCTGCTCCCAAGAATTTATGACAGCACAGAAGTCAAGCACATTCTCAGAGTCAAATTTTATAGAAAACTGCACATACAAACTGACTTTGAATGACACATCCAATATTTCAAATAGTGGGTAGGCTACTTATGACTCTACTTTTAACGTATGTCTATCTTCTGTTATATTCAATACATGAACCTTGCCAGAACACTCACGACTCAGTGCAGCACCTCGTGCCCCCATTTCCATGCAGGTAGATGACTACTGGAGCTCCCATTTGTAAGGTCTGCTCGTACCATCCCAGATCCTTCCCCTGAGCTTCCTGCCAATGGGTGTCTGGAACTGTGTGCCTGATTACAACAaattagattaaaaaaaatggcCAGATGAATTTAAATTGTTTGCCTAtatgaaggaaggaaggaaggaaataaactagatgtaccgcagagtggtacaaaatatgaccgccgcccagtccagcacattttttctacaaaaataaatcacgctgaaaggcctatatgattctaacggtctcactaaattgcattatccacactcaattctcactggtatctgctagacaacaagtaccaaaacatgattagttcatagatttcacatgtaaaattcattttatacaaccccacctccatcttgctgttcataattctgagaaattcttgaattgtgtgcatgtgcatgtttatgttatgtgtgtgtgtgtgattgtgtgtgtgtgcctgtgtatgtgcctgtgcatgcatgcgtacacatgtctactgtgtgagtatgtgtcatacgtatgattattgtgaatgtatgtgtgtgcgtgtgtatctgtttgtgcacatgtgtgcacatgaaatgggttaacacaacccctggaggcaaacatccggaaaaaattggtcatcctaggcccagGAATCCTTATTGGTGtccgtcactaaatgtacacataaattattttattgtaatgccccccatgaacgaaagtacacaaaactttgcatgcattcggagggtgtcataatgatcctacactcttaatttcgtgcagttttgaccatgtcagccagagatattgtgatgaaaacacctcacaacaacacctaatttttacttttttgtgtttaactaggtggcgcttatacatgaaatgagtagttatggaatgggttgacatggccccttgagatcaacatacaaaaaaaaatggtcctcctaaaccttacggttctcgagatattcacagaaaactgtgtctgccctaccctcctttcgggggtccagtccagcgggggggctacagatcaaaacgaaaaacgatggttccatgctatccatgtggggttacatgcccaccaagtttcgtgtaccccggtctttcagtgtcctgggaatccttgacggaaatttgggcatgcgaaaaagaaaaaaaaaatctgactaaaccttcgCAGCACGGAGATCATAATAATGGAATAATGTACAGTCACAATGATTATAAAATGTGATCAGAAAGTGATTTAAGATTGAGAATAGACTAATAAGGATTTGGACATTAGCCATTCTTCAGGGCTCCAATTGCACCAATAAAGGCCATACTACAGTGTTCGATAGATAGGCCTATTGCTCAACACAAACTCAAAGCACATTAGGTGAATGTTCAGGTTGCTGCTGAATGCTCCAGCAATATGGCCCAATGTAGCCATTGCTCTGTAAATCATTGCCACTGATAATTAGTCCATTAAATAAATAGTTTACCATATTCCCAGACTTATGCCTTCCTCCGATGACAGGTAGAGGTTAACCGTGTGATTGAGGGAAAAGTCTGCTGGACGACTGAGATCGGTGAAGAAAGGAGCTGTAGATAAACATCAGTGAATGTTTagccatgcatgcatgcgtagaCCTTCTACACAGCCCctaaagcagtggttctcaaagtgtggggagGGCCACactggggaatagagacatgacaggtggggtgCAAGGAACAGGAAgaaatgtgttattttgtgcccatctttaataatgcctttctttttgaCAAATGAGATCACAGATTCAAAACACACAATAAGAGTCATAAACAGGCCGACATATGAAAATAACATCTGATCCAGCGGACCAAgacaggaaatgtgtaggctaatgTGGAACCAGGATGTGAGAAAAGTATTTTagcttgaaaattccccaccttCAAAATGGCGAATGACAGAATaggtttgagaaccactgccctaAAGGAACATGGTTGGAATTTATTCTTATCGAGATTAAGTTTTGCATTCCCTCGAAATAAGTTTTGAGTTCCCTCACAAGTTTTGCGTTCCTTCAAAAGCCAAAAGTATTGCGAGGGAATGCAAAATGATTGTGGGAACGCAAAAGGAGCTCTACAATTAAATTCCCACCATCGCCCATCGGATAATGAATTGTATAGGCCTACGCTAAGTGGCCATTCGCACACTACATGAATAGGCATTTTGCCTCGGTGCTATAACATAAGTGAAGTTAATCTTACTGTAAGTCATTTTGGGTAAACgcgtctgccaaatgaataaattaaaatgaataaacTCACTCACCAACATAAGAGAACATTGGATGGCTCAGGATTCCAGGGAAAAGTCGCTGTGCAAAAGGTATGCACAAGTACAGAATACTAATAGCCACCACAATTTGCACACATACCCTAGTGCACCTTTTAGACCTCGAAGACTGCCTTAACAATTTAGGGAATAGTAAAGGATAAGAGAAAGTGTCAAACTGAGTGACTGTTCTGTCATGCCTTATTTAGTAAGCTAACGTAttcatttgtagcctacttgaaggCTACAGCATGTCAAAAACTGGTGCGCGCTCACTGCGCATggttaacgtagcctacctttCTTGCACTTTAACATGGCTTGTTTCCTGGTGAACTGCACTTGATTTGTCGGATCGTTTTCGCATGTTGGTAACTTTTGTAGGAGATCAATAATAGATAAGTTAGGCTAGTTGTAGCATGCTGTTGCGTTTGTTTTGAGGAAGTCCGTCGGTGGTGGGCAGTCAACGTTTTCTGTTCTGCTAGGACAAAGTTCACATGTTCGTGTTTGGACCACGGTCAGATCAGATCCACTTAAGTCTTGCGCAAGTGTAGGGTCAGTCTACAACGAAACACGTTTGTAAACTCCAGAGATTTACAGACCTGTCAAGCATTAACATAGCATTAGGCCTATAATGAGTGATATGGTTGTAAAAAAGCACTGAGTGTTtgtttgaatagcctactgtgctCAAAGCAGTCCCTAAACGAGAGGCAACTTCCTCATTTAGGCCTACCCTTCCtgtgaactagatgtaccgcatagcggtacaaaatatgaccgccgctcagtcctgtacatccgatccgcgaaaataaatcacacttcaatttgtctccatattttactccatcctccactcttgaaacttttgtgtatgcttgtttggcatgcctgagtgtgtgtgtgcggctgcacagaaagtagcctactggtgctgaaaaggtgaatagattgtagaatagccaaagaagatgtagcattgttataaaacctttaaaatctctaaacaatcacaagtagggcagttcatcacagttcatccattgcaactggattgatgaaaggtcacttacacctgtaggctacattgtatttgggaaaagcaaaaggtatcagcataatgttatttatttatttatttatttatttattttttatgtatttataaacaaaaacatctctgtcagttccatgccgttttcaacagctatcaaaaacaaaggtcatttttggatggatggatggattttttgtgaatatttcttcttctacataagattttagtcatctttagttcatgtaatacttttattgtcaatgcacaaattaagtaacagtagtctgaaacgttattgttaatgcacaaattaagtaacagtagtctgaaacgaaatgctgttttacatctaaccagtggtgcaaataactgacatgtccaaatgggccttgatgaaatctgcgttaagctagactgttcatacacattttaacgggccaaagttgaagagcttttgtccgttattgttagttacaaatataggctgattcatgttcccttgcattgtgtaactgaggtccatggctagtctggctttcatcagaccaagctcaatcttttaagaaatcaaaaaaaaaaatagcgggcagatcaggctgggttcacccagcctagtccataggcacccgatattgtttaattttcagattgagatatacacgctctggctattctaaatgcaaaaatgcattagggagttatgacaaaactgtaactaacaaactagatcctaatagaaagctgttagcttccctaagctacaggtaggattataaggtaggcctatttacaacataaattgtcaataggctatgctggcgacacaaataaaatctcctttggaaaccaatggcttacgacttacagtatcaagcggacttaaactgccatatcgttggcgaaaaagttgtaataacattccgcgcagctccatgagtcaaggaaagcgcgaatgaagtagccacttctaaatgggacccactacacatagcttaaggtgtgttgctaaaagcagccataatgaaatgaaggtgtcattgtttggatacttcacacacacgtgctttttaatttcacagactacaactaccaagctgtaatcaaagcacatcgattcccctctcacaccctgcacgcacttaaaactaaataaacaggcgtctcagtctcccgcgcatgtataggcaaaactgtatcagacccggtgtagcgttggtaaatcttccattgcacagaatgattttgtagcacgtgcaataaatgacagtcgaaagatacaaacagtgctgctatcaatttgcttggtataaccgcatttatagttttctacaaatgcaatcaatcaaatgggcctctaccactcaaccaacgctaacggtaacattacctaggtccttattgatattacaagattaacgcctgcgcagtaaaaccaagcatgtccgataaacatcctcagatttatttaaaacttcaagaagaaatgggaattaaacttcatgtgaacatcgtcctgtccttattagatgttaagctgcggtaaattacagtccttgtaggaagtgtccattgttttccccaacccactttttaacttccaacaaaattacgtctcactgcaacgatcgccatctagtggacaaacgactacttatcgccaatactgaaaatgcagccatgatgatgatgatgaatatttattttggctttcttttgatcctactgaatttgtaattatgtatcggccgttctaataccgatagtatgtgggtgcctgtgtgtgtgcatgtttatatgtgtgcaccgccatttacaggccaatgagtgtacagtcactaaatgtacacataacctaatttttttagacc
Protein-coding sequences here:
- the LOC125299808 gene encoding lysophosphatidylserine lipase ABHD12-like isoform X3; the protein is MFSYVAPFFTDLSRPADFSLNHTVNLYLSSEEGISLGIWHTVPDTHWQEAQGKDLGWYEQTLQMGAPVVIYLHGNGGTRCCTESGATHRLGVVNLLSAAGFHVLSLDYRGFGDSSGEPTEAGLTTDALYVYQWVKARSGSSLVIFWGHSLGTGVATNTAVRLQEQGTTIDGVILEGAFSKVPKGGAFHPFTWFYRRFPYFEYLFLDPMSKNKVVFPSDENVRKMTSPLLILHAEDDHLVPFHMAQELFEIARNSRNSNELVKLVPFEGSLGYLHNGIYRDPRLPDIIKQFVSSLKM
- the LOC125299808 gene encoding lysophosphatidylserine lipase ABHD12-like isoform X4, whose amino-acid sequence is MRKRSDKSSAVHQETSHVKVQERHTVPDTHWQEAQGKDLGWYEQTLQMGAPVVIYLHGNGGTRCCTESGATHRLGVVNLLSAAGFHVLSLDYRGFGDSSGEPTEAGLTTDALYVYQWVKARSGSSLVIFWGHSLGTGVATNTAVRLQEQGTTIDGVILEGAFSKVPKGGAFHPFTWFYRRFPYFEYLFLDPMSKNKVVFPSDENVRKMTSPLLILHAEDDHLVPFHMAQELFEIARNSRNSNELVKLVPFEGSLGYLHNGIYRDPRLPDIIKQFVSSLKM
- the LOC125299808 gene encoding lysophosphatidylserine lipase ABHD12-like isoform X5, producing MGAPVVIYLHGNGGTRCCTESGATHRLGVVNLLSAAGFHVLSLDYRGFGDSSGEPTEAGLTTDALYVYQWVKARSGSSLVIFWGHSLGTGVATNTAVRLQEQGTTIDGVILEGAFSKVPKGGAFHPFTWFYRRFPYFEYLFLDPMSKNKVVFPSDENVRKMTSPLLILHAEDDHLVPFHMAQELFEIARNSRNSNELVKLVPFEGSLGYLHNGIYRDPRLPDIIKQFVSSLKM
- the LOC125299808 gene encoding lysophosphatidylserine lipase ABHD12-like isoform X2, producing the protein MLKCKKAPFFTDLSRPADFSLNHTVNLYLSSEEGISLGIWHTVPDTHWQEAQGKDLGWYEQTLQMGAPVVIYLHGNGGTRCCTESGATHRLGVVNLLSAAGFHVLSLDYRGFGDSSGEPTEAGLTTDALYVYQWVKARSGSSLVIFWGHSLGTGVATNTAVRLQEQGTTIDGVILEGAFSKVPKGGAFHPFTWFYRRFPYFEYLFLDPMSKNKVVFPSDENVRKMTSPLLILHAEDDHLVPFHMAQELFEIARNSRNSNELVKLVPFEGSLGYLHNGIYRDPRLPDIIKQFVSSLKM
- the LOC125299808 gene encoding lysophosphatidylserine lipase ABHD12-like isoform X1 translates to MRKRSDKSSAVHQETSHVKVQERQSSRSKRCTRVCVQIVVAISILYLCIPFAQRLFPGILSHPMFSYVAPFFTDLSRPADFSLNHTVNLYLSSEEGISLGIWHTVPDTHWQEAQGKDLGWYEQTLQMGAPVVIYLHGNGGTRCCTESGATHRLGVVNLLSAAGFHVLSLDYRGFGDSSGEPTEAGLTTDALYVYQWVKARSGSSLVIFWGHSLGTGVATNTAVRLQEQGTTIDGVILEGAFSKVPKGGAFHPFTWFYRRFPYFEYLFLDPMSKNKVVFPSDENVRKMTSPLLILHAEDDHLVPFHMAQELFEIARNSRNSNELVKLVPFEGSLGYLHNGIYRDPRLPDIIKQFVSSLKM